CGAATACACAAAGCCGAGCTCGACAAATTTGGAAATGCTCATGGCATTCAGGCCGCGAAGTAGAACGAGTCGGATGAGAGTGGGCAGAGCCTGTCCGATGCTCTGACCCATCGAAAGGTCCTTGTTCTGGGCCACATACTTCTTGTGCTCCGCCAGCTGCTCGAAGGTTTCGTTGGTCAGGGTATACGGCCTCTGGAGTCGTCTCAGTGCGTCAATTGCACCCTGCTCGTCGTTGTTCTTGGCCAGCATTATCACCGGAGATTCAATGCACAGCAGTGAGCCAATGATAAGGGCCAAGAATCCATATATAATGCTCAGCACTCCCTTCATATTCTCCGACGAGAAGGAGCTATACGACTGGTAGCCCGTCGAATCCCACAAGGAGGTGTACATGACTTGCAGGAAGATGCCCAGTCCAAAGCACATCTGATCGATGCTGGCGGAGACCAATCCCCTCATATAGGACACCGAGACCTCTCCGGCCAAGGCCATGAATGGAGCAAACACCAGGCCATTGGCAATGCCATCCAGATAGGATGCCGCCAACGTGGCATTGCCATTATTCTTCGTACTAGCAATCAGTATTCCGCCAATCATCACCAGCATCGAACTGAAGATCTGTTTACAGAGGTCCAGTTAGTGAAGTAATTTCTGAAGGGGCTTCGAATTAGTTATGTTACTTACCAGGACATACTTCTTGGCCACATTGTTGATGAGAAACCAGCTGAGCACAGCTCCTATAATGCCGCCAATGAACCAGGCCTCGAAATTATGCTCAGTGGTTCTGTAGTACAGTTTTCCATGGAATCCAATGCTCCACGCAATGTTCATGCCGCCAGAGACAAAAATGAGACCCGCTGCGATTAAACAGTGGTTGCAAaggtaattataaatattgtaaaatacACTATACTATATTTcatattgcatattttgtatattccTTAGcacttttatacttttataaaCCTGTAACTGTGACTCACCTGCGCCAACAGCATTCGATTGTGGCTTGTTCTTCTGATTGCGACTATACCAACTGCTATTGACCGTGGTGGTTTGCTGGGGCGGATTAGGAGGTAGTGGTGGATGTGGCGATCCGTAGCCCGGTGGTGCCCCATAGAATTGTGGGGGATATCCTTGTTGGGGTGCTGGTGGGTAACCCGAAAATCCAGTCTGTGGTGGTGGGGCGTTCCAGGAATGTCCTGTCTGAGGATATCCCGATGCGGGGTATCCTGGTTGTGGAAACCCTCGCTGAGGAAATTCTGTATGTGGATATCCTTGCTGTGGATAACCATGCTGTGGATATCCCTGCTGTGGATATCCCTGCTGTGGATATCCCTGCTGTGGTGGTGCAGTTGCAAAGCCCATCGGCGGAGGATCCTGTTGTGAAAAACTGTCCTTTCCCATTCCAAGTTCGAGGTGCGACCGTCCCAGTAAGTGGGCAATTTGGCACTGACGGAGTTGACGGAATGTCTGTGACTGCGGAATTACCAGTTTGCCATGGGACCGAAATTATAATAGAGTGGTAACACAGCTTATCACTGCGTTATTGATAAGCTGCAAATGGGCAGCGATAATGGCAGGGCCTCTTATCAATTCGTGTTCGTGGCTTTTATTGACCACTAAAAGGTGCCTCCCACGGATTTAGTTCCTTTCTATATCAGTTTAACCGGGTTACCACACATTACCACGGTGCTTTCATCAAATAAACTGATTGGAATTATGTTGAAGGGAACTTCCCACAAAATaggctttaaaatatataattttcaaaCGGTAGTATCGAGATAATACTCGTAAAATAGTTCATATAAAACTTTATGACTAATaagaaagcgggaaaaccctaaaatgttatataaagataataaaagaaataaattgctttaacCTGAACTTTAAACAGAAGTAAAAACAGGGTTGGCTTTCGGAATATTAtaataacattaaattaaagaatgtaattaaaatataactCTTAAAAAATCTCTATTCTAATATTCTGATAGTGCAATGCGTTAAATGAATGCAATTAACATTTCTTAATATtcttaaatagttaaaaaataCAACCATTTTTTATAACAGTTATACAATCTAATGAGTTTAACTGTTTAGTCATTGTTTAGGATAGTGCGCTTTCCCTTTGGGACTTCCCCATTAATAAGGCAAGAATATTCTATTGAACTATGTTCTGTGGCGAAAGAAAGATTTGTTTGATCTCTCATTGTTTGAAGTTTCTTACAATCTACTATTGAACATTTAAAGCTCAAGAGCTCCTTGTAAGATCAGCTGacatacaagtatatatataccatTATATTTGTAACTTTATCGAACTCTATACGACCTGCAATATTTGAGGTATGTTCGAAAATGGCTAATTCGTGGATTAGTCAgaaatattattgtaaaatatattatattattatgccCAACTGATAATAAAGTGCAGGGGCATCCCCTTATCATCAGGGGGCATCATTGATTACGGGCTAAAAATATTGCTGAGCTCTCTGCTCCGCAGGATAGAGGGATCGATAGAGAGTATCGATAGAGGGGTCTATCATATACAACATCGTTTTCATCGGACGAGGCCacgaatggagaatggagcGGTTCGTTGTCAATGACTATCACATAGAAAGCCACCTAGACAATGTACGCCACTCATCACCAGAATCGAACTGAATACAAAATCAATACGTTATTGATAAGctgaaaatggccaaagcCAGGCCATCTTATCAAAGCggttttgttgattttatttcc
This genomic interval from Drosophila teissieri strain GT53w chromosome 3L, Prin_Dtei_1.1, whole genome shotgun sequence contains the following:
- the LOC122616027 gene encoding facilitated glucose transporter protein 1, translating into MGKDSFSQQDPPPMGFATAPPQQGYPQQGYPQQGYPQHGYPQQGYPHTEFPQRGFPQPGYPASGYPQTGHSWNAPPPQTGFSGYPPAPQQGYPPQFYGAPPGYGSPHPPLPPNPPQQTTTVNSSWYSRNQKNKPQSNAVGAAGLIFVSGGMNIAWSIGFHGKLYYRTTEHNFEAWFIGGIIGAVLSWFLINNVAKKYVLIFSSMLVMIGGILIASTKNNGNATLAASYLDGIANGLVFAPFMALAGEVSVSYMRGLVSASIDQMCFGLGIFLQVMYTSLWDSTGYQSYSSFSSENMKGVLSIIYGFLALIIGSLLCIESPVIMLAKNNDEQGAIDALRRLQRPYTLTNETFEQLAEHKKYVAQNKDLSMGQSIGQALPTLIRLVLLRGLNAMSISKFVELGFVYSLGNPYVYGSFSVGWFIGFGVCRWMGNFIATFCMESCGRKKATLLGLIVCSVLSFVVAGQLNIFHYNTANSIMLLVFQLFAGIAFTATSPYLSEAFPLEVKQHFISFTFIAEMLVFIVLTTITWSFSDGANYFYVMGGLYLFGFFFVIACLPETRRTTLREAQDKFSKFICLGF